AATCGTCGAGAGCAGCGCGCCGGTGTCGCGCTCGATGCCCTTGGCGCAGAGAACCAGCGGTATGCCAGTAGGAACGTGGTTGTTGGCTTGGGCCAGGACGGCACGCAGAGACTGCGCGGGCGTCACGGCGAGCACGCAGTCGGCACCGCCGAGCGCAGCCGCCATATCGCTGGTCGCCGCGATGCCGGGCGCGATGCTGATGCCGGGCAAATAGCGCGGATTCTCGCCGCGGGCGATGGCGGCGACGGTCTCAGTGTCGCGCGCATAGAGCCGCACATCATGGCCGGCGCGCAGCATGGCAAGGGCCAGCGCCGTGGCCCAGGCGCCGCCGCCCAGCACCGCGACGCGCCAGCCGCTGCCGGATTTCCTGCCGCTCGTTTCCTTGGCGCTCATGCCTTGGCCCCACGCCGGCCTGAGCCGACCAGGGGCGCGGACACGCTGTCGAGCGGCCAGCGCGAACGCGGCACGAAATCGGCGGTGTTCTCGTCGGCGATGCCGGCGCGCAGGCGTTCGATGCCGGCCCAGGCGATCATCGCCGCATTGTCGGTGCACAGTTTCTGCGGCGGCGCGACGAAGGCGAAGCCGGCTTGCGCGCAAAGCGCTTCAAGCGTCGCCTTGATCGTGCGGTTGGCCGCGACGCCGCCGGCGACGACCAGCGCCGGCTTTGCCTGATCGGGAAATTCCTGGCGGAAGCGGGCAAGCGCGCGGCCGACACGGTCGCCCAGCGCGTCGGCCACCGCGGCCTGGAACGAGGCGCAGATGTCGGCGACGTCCTGGTCGCTCAGCGGCGCAATCGCGGTCGCCGCCTGGCGCACCGCCGTCTTCAGGCCGGAGAAGGAGAAATCCGGCTGCGCCGAGCCTTTCATCGGGCGCGGGAAGGCGAAGCCGCCGGCGTCGCCTGTCGCCGCCGCCTTCTCGACATTCGGGCCGCCGGGATAGGGCAGGCCGAGCATCTTGGCCGTCTTGTCGAAGGCCTCGCCGAGCGCATCGTCGATCGTGGTCGCCCAGCGCTGGTAGTCGCCGACGCCGCGCACCGCGACGATCTGGGTGTGGCCGCCGGAGACGAGCAGCAGAAGGTAAGGGAAGTCCAGCCCGTCGGTCAGCCGCGCGGTCAGCGCGTGGCCCTCGAGGTGGTTGATGGCGATCAGCGGCTTGTTCGCGGCGGCGGCGATCGCCTTGGCCGTCATCAGGCCGACGATCAGCCCGCCGACAAGGCCGGGACCGGCGGTGGCGGCGATGGCGTCGACCTCGTCTAGCGAGACGGACGAGTCGGCGAGCGCCGCCTCGACGATGCCGTCCAGCGCCTCGACATGGGCGCGCGCGGCGATCTCCGGCACGACGCCGCCGAAGGCGGCATGCTCCTCGATTTGACTTAACACCACGTTGGACAGGATTTCGGGCGCGGCGCCGCCGTCCAGCGCCACAACGCTGGCCGCCGTCTCGTCGCAGCTCGTCTCAATGCCCAGAACGCGGATCAATTGGTCGCTAGCTCAAAGATTGTATCACCAGAGGTCTATCGATATTCAGGTGATGCCGGCCTGCAAATGACGGGTTCCTGCGCTTCCGGTGCTCACGTACTTCAAGTACGCTCCGCTCCGGTTCTCGGAACCCACCATTTTTCGGCTCGGCCTGACCTGAATCTCGACAGACCTCGGCCAAGGACGGGGGTTATCACGGACCGCGCGCCATGCAAACTTTGAAAATCGGAACACGCGGCAGCCCGCTGGCGCTGGCCCAGGCGCATGAGACGCGGGCGCGGCTGATGCAGGCGCACGGGCTGCCCGAGCAAGCCTTCGAAGTGATTGCGATCTCGACCAGCGGCGACCGCATCCAGGACCGGCCGCTCTCGGAAGCCGGCGGCAAGGGCCTGTTCACCAAGGAAATCGAGGAAGCGCTGCTCGACGGCCGCATCGACATCGCCGTGCATTCGTCGAAGGACATGCCGACGGTGCTGCCCGACGGGCTGGAGCTTGTCACCTTCCTGCCGCGCGAGGACGCGCGCGACGCTTTCATCGGCAAACGGGTGAAGCGGATCGCCGACCTGCCGCATGGCGCAGTGGTCGGTTCGTCGTCGCTCAGGCGCCAGGCGCTGCTTCGCCGTATGCGGCCGGATTTCGAGGTGGTGATCTTCCGCGGCAATGTGCAGACAAGGCTGCGCAAGCTCGACGAAGGCGTCGCCGAGGGCACCATCCTGGCCTATGCCGGGCTGAAGCGGCTCGGGCTCGAACATGTCGTCACCGACCTGATGTCGCTCGAGGATTTCCCGCCGGCGCCGGGGCAAGGCGCGATCGGCATCGAAACCCGTGTCGGCGACCGCGAGGTCGAAAAAATGCTGGCGGCGATCCATCATGTGCCGACCGGCCAGGCGCTCGCCTGCGAGCGCGCTTTCCTCGCCGCGCTCGACGGCTCCTGCCGCACGCCGATCGCCGGCCATGCGACGGTCGCAGGCGAAAAACTGTCCTTCGCCGGGCTGATCATCTCGCCCGATGGCTCGCAATCGCATGAGGTGCGGCTGGAAGGCGAGGCCGCGGACGCGGCGGAGATCGGGCTGAACGCCGCGCGGACGGTCCGCGCCAGGGCGGGCGCTGAATTCTTCGACGGCTGGGCCTGACATGGTCCGCGTCCTGGTGACGAGGCCGGAGCCCGGCGCGTCGCGCACGGCGCGACACCTCGAAGCCCTGGGATTTCAGCCTGTCCTGCTGCCGCTTACCGAGACGAGGGCATTGCCGGTCGAGTCGGCCATCGGCGCCGATGCCGTCGCGGTTGCGGTCACCAGCGCCAATGCGGTGCGCCATGCGCCAAAGCCGCTGGTCGCGTCGCTTGCGGAACTGCCATGCCACGCGGTCGGCAAACGGACGGCCGAGGCCTGCCGGGCGGTGGGATTTTTATCGGTCGCGGAAGGTCCGGGCGATGCCGAGGCGCTGGCCGACGCCATCGCCGGCGGCCTTGCCGGCAAGGCAATCGTCTATCTGTGCGGCCGCGTCCGCTTTCCGGTGTTCGAGCAGCGGCTGACGGCGGCCGGCGTGCATGTCCAGGCAATCGAGACCTACGACACGACAGGCGTCGACTATGGCGATGCCGATGTGGTCGCCCGCCTGTCGGGCCGGCCGGTCGAGGCCGCGCTGCTCTATTCAGCCAAGGCCAGCTTAGCGCTGGTCGGCCTGATGGCGCGGCCGACACTACGGTATCTCTTTGAAAAAACGCAGTTCCTGGCGCTCTCGACGCGCGTCGGCCAGCCGATGGAAGGCATTGCCGGCAGCAGGGTCCGCGTCGCATCCCAGCCTGAGGAAGAGGCGTTGCTCGCGCTTTTGTCGCAACCGCGCTAGGCCGCGTCATCACACCGCCCCTTTTCACCGCTTGGTGATGTGCTAGAGCATCCTGACGCTCTGGACCCTTCGATCCATTCCCAAGCCATTTTGCGGAGCCCAAGCATGGTCAAGACGCCGAAGATGCGACATTCGAAGACCCGGCGCGAGCCGGTGACCATCGAACTCGAGCCCGGCGCCGTCTCGCGAATCACCGACGAGGATGCCGCGAAGGCCAAGGCCGCACAGACCGACGAGGCGAAGGCGGAAGAGGCTGCGGCCGCTTCGCAGCCGGAGGCGCCGGAAGAGCCCATCCATGCCGAGCAGGCCGATATCGAGCCGTGGGAGCATAGCGACGCCGCCCAGGCAGCGGCCGGGGCCGGCAAGGACGAGCCCGAGGCGCCGTATCCAGGCGGCTCCGATGAGCCGAAGAGCCAGCCCCAGGGCTTCGACTACAATTTCGAGGACGCATCCGCTGCCGCTGCCGGCGCCCCGGCAGCGAAATCAAGCGAGATGCGAAGCGAGGCACGGGGTGAGGATCGCGCGCCGCAGCCGTCGAGGAGAACCGGCGTCAGCGCCATCGCAGCGGGGGTCATCGGCGGCGTGATCGCGCTTGCCGGCGCCGGCCTGCTGCAGGCGGTCGGCCTGCTTGGCGCGCCGGGATCGAACGGCGGATCGCTCGAAGGCGTCAATGGCGAGATCGCGTCGCTGAAAAGCGAGATCGCGGCGCTGAAGGAAAGCGGCGACAAGGGAGCCTCCGCCAAGGTCGAGGGTCTGTCCACGGCGATCGAGCAGGTCAAGTCCGATGTGGCGGCGTTGAAATCCTCGGCGGGGCAAGGCGGTGACAGTGCCGCGCTCAAGGCGCTCGGCGACAAGGTCGGCCAGATCGAGACCGCCGTTGCCGATCTGCAGAAGAACCGCAATGCGGCGCCCGTCGATCTCGGTCCGCTCAACGAGAAGATAGCCGGGCTCGACGCTCTGGTGAAATCGACCGGCGACGCGGCCAAGGCCGAGGATGGCCGGCTGGCGGCGCTGGAACAGTCCGTGTCGCAGCTTTCCGGCAAGGTCGAGGCGCAGGCCTCGCAGCCCAAGATCGCGCTGGCCATTGCCGCCTCGGCGCTGAAGTCGGCGCTCGACCGCGGCGCGCCCTTCGCGACCGAGCTCGACACCTTCGCGGCCATCGCGCCGGACGCGCCCGAGCTCGCGGCGCTGCGCTCCTATGCCGACAAGGGCGTGCCGACCCGCGCCACCATCGCGTCGGAGGCCGAAGCCGCCGCAAACGCCATGGTCGAGGCGGCAAAGCCTGTCGACCAGGATGCCGGTTTCTTCCAGAGCCTGGTGTCGAGCGCGGAATCGCTGGTCAAGGTGCGGCCGGTCGGCAGCGTTGAAGGCAACGGCGCGCCCGAAACCGTCGCCCGCATGGAAGTGGCGGTCAACCAGGGCGACTACGCCAAGGCGCTCAGCGAGTATGACACGCTGCCCGACGCCTCAAAGGCCGCCGGCGCCGACTTTGCCGGCAAACTGAAGGCGCGGCTGGAGGTCGAAAAGCAGCTCGAAGCGCTGATTGCCGGCGCGACGAAGGCGTGAGGACGACACGATGATCCGCCTTCTCGTTTTCCTCGCCGTCGTCTTCGCGCTGGGGCTGGGCTTTGCCTGGCTGGCCGACCGTCCGGGCGAGATGCTCGTCACCTTCAACGGCTACCAGTACCAGGTCACGCTGATGGTGGCGGCGGTGGCGATCGCCGGCGTGGTCGCCGCGGTGATGATCGTCTGGTGGCTGATCAAGTCGCTGTGGAACAGCCCCTATACGATCTCGCGCTATTTCCGCGTGCGCCGCCGCGACCGCGGCTACCAGGCGCTGTCGACCGGCATGATCGCGGCCGGCGCCGGCGACGGCGCGCTGGCGCGCAAGAAGACCAAGGAAGCGGCGAAGCTGATCAGCGCCGACCAGGAGCCGTTGATCAACCTGCTCGACGCACAGGCCTCGCTGCTCGAGGGCGATCATGAAGGCGCGCGCGAGAAATTCGAGCGCATGCTCGACGATCCCGAGATGCGGCTGCTCGGCCTGCGCGGGCTTTATCTCGAGGCCGAGCGGCTCGGCGACCGCAACGCCGCGCGCCACTATGCCGGCCGCGCGGCGGCGGTGGCGCCGCAGCTCGCCTGGGCGGCGGAGTCGACGCTGGAGGAACTGACCGAACGTGGCGACTGGGACGGCGCGCTGAAGCTGGTCGAGGCGCAGAAATCGACCAGGCAGATCGAACGCGATGCCGCCAACCGCCGTCGCGCCGTGCTGCTGACGGCCAAGGCGCAGGCGCTGGTCGACAGCGACCCGAACGCGGCCCGCACCGCGGCGCTCGAGGCCAACAAGCTGGCGCCCGATTTCGCGCCGGCCGCGGTGATCGCCGCCGATCTGGTTATCCGGCAAAACGACGTGCGCAAGGGCTCCAAGATCCTGGAAGCCGCCTGGAAGGCCGAGCCGCATCCCGACATTGCCGAGCTTTACACGCATGCGAGGCCGGGCGACGCCGTGCTCGACCGTCTCAACCGGGCAAAGAAGCTGCAGGAATTGAAGAAGAACCACGCCGAGTCGTCGATGGCCGTGGCGCGGGCGGCGCTCGACGCGCAGGACTTCGCCACCGCGCGGCGCGAGGCGGAGGCCGCGATCCGCATGGATCGCCGCGAGGGCGCCTATCTTCTGCTCGCCGATATCGAGGAAGCCGAGACCGGCGACCAAGGCAAGGTCAGGCAGCTGCTGTCCAAAGCCGTACGTGCGCCGCGCGATCCGGCCTGGGTGGCGGACGGCGTCATCTCCGAGCGCTGGGCGCCGGTGTCGCCGGTCACCGGCAAGCTCGACGCCTTCACCTGGCGCGCGCCGATGGAGCGGCTCGGCCAGTTGATCGACAGCGAGACGGACGCTGCGGTGCCGGCGATCGCAGCTGCGCCTCCGGCCGAACCCGCTGAAAAGGCGATCGACATTGTTGCCGACGCGCCCGCCGAGAAGCCGGCGCCGGCGAATGGCGGCGAGAAGGACGCGGCTGTTACGGAGGATGTCAGCGAAGCTCAAACCGCCAGGCGGGGTTCGGAATTGCCTCCTCTGCCCGACGATCCGGGTGTCGCGCCGGAAGAGGAAGCGGAAAAATCGCCGCGCCGGTTTCGTTTGTTCTGAGGCAGGGTTTTGGCGGGTAGGGAAAAGGTATCGATGTTCGAGCGCGTATTGGCCTTCCTGAGGGACCTACCGGGAGGCGGCGAGGCCAAGCCGAGCGCCGACGATCCGCGCGTCGCGGCTTCCGCGTTGCTCTACCATGTGATGAACGCCGACGGCGTGCGCCAGGACGTCGAATGGGAGCGCTTCAAGCAGATCCTGGCCGAGACCTATTCGGTGAGCGGCGAGGAGCTCGACGCGCTGGCCGCGGCCGGCGAGCGCGCCGACAATGAGGCGATCGACCTCTACGCCTTCACCAGCGTCTTGAAGCGCGATCTCGACGCCGAGGCGCGCAAGGCCTTCATCGGCCTGATGTGGGAAATCGTCTATGCCGACGGCGAGCTTGACGAGCTGGAGGACAACACCGTCTGGCGGGTCGCCGAGCTGATCGGCGTCGAGCGCCGTGACCGCATCGAGGCGCGCCGCAAGGCGGCGGCGCAGGTGCCCGGCGCGCGGGGCAAGTCGAGCGACGAATAACGGGACCCATCGCCTTCCATGCCACCCAGAGCGAGGCCGAGACCAAAAATCCTGATCGTGCTGCATCAGGAAACGTCGAGCCCCGGCCGCGTCGGCCATATGCTGCTGGAAGAAGGTTTCGACCTCGACATCCGCAGACCGCCATTGGGCGACGAATTGCCCTGCACGTTGGACGGCCATGCCGGCGCGGTGGTGTTCGGCGGGCCGATGAGCGCCAATGACGAGGACGAGTTCGTCCGCCGCGAGACCGACTGGCTGCAAATCCCGCTGAAGGAGAACCGGCCGTTCCTCGGCATCTGCCTCGGCGCGCAGATGCTCGCCAACCATCTCGGCGGCAAGGTCGAGGGCCATGGCGATGGGTTGGTCGAGATCGGCTGGTATCCGCTGAAGGCGACCGAGGCCGGCAAGCAGCTGCTGCACTGGCCGGAAATGGTCTACCAGTTCCACCGCGAGGGCTTTTCGCTGCCGAAGGAAGCGACGCTGCTGGCGACAGCGGAAACCTATCCCAACCAGGCGTTTCGTTACGGCGAGAACGCCTGGGGTATCCAGTTCCATGGCGAGCTGACCCGGATAATGATGCATCGCTGGGTGGTGCGCGGCGCGCATCGCTTCGAGCTCCCCGGCGCCCAGCCCGGCCGCGACCATCTCGGCGGCCGGCTGATCTGGGACATGCACCTCAAGCGCTGGCTGGGTGAGTTTTTGGGGCTGATTTTTGGCAGGCCGGCGGCGGGGTAAAGTCAACCGAATGTGCTTCGAACGGCTGTGCTCGACTCAAAAAACCGCCTCCGCCTTCAAGGATTTTGCTCGCTAGAGCGTTTCACCGTTTCACGGAAACGGCGAACCTCTCTATCTCTTTGTCTTGACGCAATTCCTGACGGAAAACCGCTCACACTTTTCCTGGAATTGCTTTAGTAACCTCCTGTATTTTCTCGAGGAGATTTTTGACGAGCAGCCGGTAGACGCGCGTGAGTTCGTCCGGCGACAATTCAACTCTGATGTCGTACTTGCCGGAATAGTTCGCCTGGAGATCAACGGTGCCGAACAGCGTCGTCGCGCCATCGCGAATGTCGGTGGCCACGATCATGTTCGCCAATGGCTGATCCAGCAGAATGACGCCTGGTTCTCCTGGATGATTGTGCGTTGTCGTGCGTATTTTCACAACGTAAACCTCCTGTCAGGTGAGAGCCCGCCTCGCCACATCAGCATCGGGCCCTGTCCAAGATAGAAGCCCTCCCCTCGAAACGCGAGGAACAAAAACGGATGGTATCGGTGCGGCCCCGAATCTGTGTTATTCGCCGCCCCATCAATCAAAAGGAAAATATTGTGAGCGAACTGACCTTGGCCGAGGCGACCGAAAACATCTATGCCTCACTCCGAGCGGACAATGCCGACCTCGATGCGCATATCGCAACCCTCAAGGCGGCACTGGCACGAGAGGGAAAGAAACAGGCGGTTTTCGATCCAACCAGGCTGGTGCAGAACAACCGCGCCGGGCGCAAGTTGATGCAGGCCTATTTTCGTCAGCGCGGCGTCAGCGTGAGCTTCTCGGAGTAGGTCTGCTCGCGACCCGTCTCGTTGACCGACGGCGCAGCCTGATCGGCTCCAGCGTCGGATTTGGCGGCTTAGATACAGGGCGCGATCACTCGCGGCTGTTCAAATGCCGCACCTGCCGCAGCGCCGGGAACAGCCAGGCCCACAGCCCCGCGACCGCGATGGCGCCGATGCCGCCGATCACCACGGCGGGAACGGTGCCGATCAGCGCCGCCATCGTGCCGGCGCGGAATTCGCCGACCTCGTTGGAGGCGCCGACGAAGACCTGGTTGACGGCGTTGACGCGGCCGCGCACCTCGTCGGGCGTCCAGAGCTGGATCAGCGTCTCGCGGATGTAGACGCTGAACATGTCGGTGGCGCCGAGGAGGGCAAGGGCTGCGATCGACAGCCAGGTGATGGTCGAGACGCCAAACAGCACGGTGAAGGCGCCGAACAAGGCGACGAAGCCCAGCATGATCTTGCCGGCATGGTCGCGGATCGGGTGACCGGCTAGCCAGACGGCGACACAGATCGCGCCGATGCCGGGCGCCGAGCGCAGCAGGCCGAGGCCCCAGGGGCCAAGCTGCAGGATGTCGCGTGCATAGACCGGCAGCAGCGCCGAGGCGCCCGACAGGAGCACGGCGAAGAGGTCGAGAGAGATCGCGCCGAGCACGATCTTCTCGCTCCAGATATAGCCGAAGCCGGCAAACAGCGTCTGCATCGTCGGCTTGTCGGTGGCCGTCTGCTGAGCGGGCTTCGGGATGGTGAAGATGAGCACCGCGGCGGCGAGCATCAATATGGCGGCGGTGGCGTAGGCGGCTTCCGCCGACACGCCGTAGAGCAGGCCGCCCGCGACCGGGCCGACGATGGTCGCCGTCTGCCAGGCCGACGAGTTCCAGGCGATGGCGTTGGCGAAATCCTCCTGCGGCACGAGATTGGCGAAGAGCGAGGACGAAGCCGGTCCGTAGAAGGCCCGCGCAATGCCGAACATCGCCAGCACGATGAAGATCGGCAGCGGGCCGTGAAGGCCACGCAGCGTCAGAAGCAGCAGGGCCAGCGCGCAGCCGGCCTCGACCAGCGTCGCCAGCGTCATGATCAGCCGGCGGCCGAAGCGGTCGGCGACCACCCCGGTGACCAGGACCAGAAGCAGCGAAGGCAGGAACTGGACGATGCCGACAATGCCGAGATCGAACGGGTCGCGGGTCAGGTCGTAGACCTGCCAGCCGACCGCGACGGACACGATCATCGTGGCGAAGGTGGTGAGGAAACGCGCCGTCCAGTAGCTGAGGAACGGGCGGTGCCGGAACGCGGCGTAACGCTGGTCTGGTGAGGTTGCTTCGGCTGTCATGATTCGAGGGCCCCGTTGCGACAATGGCCGGCGGGGCACTTCCACGATGGGCGCTGGTCCGGCCAGAACCCTTTAGCTCAGTTCGTCCTGCCATGCGCGCAAAAATCCGCGCTGGATCAAAGAAAATCGAATTTTTGCCCGGACGGCGATTCAGCTCCGCAACGCGGCGGAGATGGCGGCCAGCCCGCCGCGCAGCTCCGCTTCCGTCGGCCAGCCGAAGCCAAGGCGGAAGAAGCGCTTCGGCATCTCGAACCAGTGGCCGGGACCGACATAGGCGCCGTGCTCCTCCAGCAGCCGGGTGTAGAAGCGGTCGAGGTCGAAGCCCGCATCGATATTGAGCCGCGGGAACCCGACGACGCCGCCTTGCGGCCGCACCCAGTCGACCAGCGTCTCGCCGTCGATCCAGGCCTGCACGATGTCGCGGCGCCTTGCCATCTCCGGCAGCAGCGAGGCGAGGAAGGCGTCACGGCGTTCGAGCGTGGCGCGCGCGATCGCCTCGTCGATGACGCTGCCGCAGATGCCGATCTGCTCCTTGGCGGCGAGGAAGGTTTCCTGCAGTTGCGGATCGCGGGTCAGCAGCCAGCCGATGCGGATGCCCGGGATGCCGAAAGCCTTGGACAGGGAGCAGACGCTGATGGCGCTTGGGCTGAGCGAGGCCGCCGCCGGCAGGCGCTCGCCGTAGGAGAGATCGCGATAGGTCTCGTCGACCAGCAGGCGGCACTTGTGATGTTCGGCAAGCGCGATCAGCGCGTCGAGATCGGCGCGTGTCATCATCGTGCCGGTCGGGTTGTGCGGGCAGGTGACGCTGATCAGTTTCGTGTTCGGCCGCAGCTCCGCCTTCACGTGCTCGATGTCGATGGCAAAGCCCTGGTCGAAATCGAGATCGACATAGGAGATGGCGCAGCCGATCGCCTTCGGCGTCTCGATGTTGGTGGCGTAGTTCGGCCGGACGACGACAAGATGGTCAGCGGGCGACAGCAGCGCGGTGGCGATGATGAACAGCGCGCCGGCCGCGCCCGCCGTCACCAGCACATCGGCGTGGGAAAGGCCGTTGTCCTGCGCGGCGATCAGCGCGCGCAGGTCCTTGTCGCCGCGATGCTCGCCATAGAACAAGGTGAGGTTCGGCAGCGTCAGACCGATGTCGGAGAGTTTCTGGTCGGCGATCGAGCTTTCGGAGAGGTTGTAGCGGATGCGGTCGTAGCCGTATTCCTCCGGCGCTTCCTTCTCGATCAGCATCCTGGCGTAGTTCATGGCCGGTTCCCCCAATCCCCGGTAGCAACCAAGCCACAAAAGCGCGAAGCCTGCCAAGGTCGATTCCTCGGCAGGCTTCCTCAAATCATTGGTGCAGGCGCGCTATTTCAAGCGCTCGCCTTGGCCTTCCTGCCCCTGGCGGGCTTTGCCGGTTCCGGTTCCGCCTTGCGGCCGAGTCCGATCGATTTGGCCAGCTGCGAGCGCGAAGCCGCGTAGTTGGGAGCGACCATCGGATAGTCGACCGGCAAGCCCCATTTGGCGCGGTAGGCTTCGGGCGTCAGGCCGAAATGCACGCCGATATGGCGCTTCAGCGATTTGAACTTCTTCCCGTCCTCGAGGCAGATGATGTAGTCAGGCGTCACCGAGCGCCTGGGATTGACGGCGGGGGTCGGCGGGGGCGCCGCGGGTTCCGGCTGGCTGATCCCGCCGATCGACGAGGCGACGCTGGCGATCAGACCGCCCAGGTCCGAAGCGGGCAGGCGGTTTTTCGCGACATAGGCCGAAACGATGTGAGCGGTGAGCTCGAGCAGATCGACTTCCTTGGCTGTGCTGGTGTCTTCGTCCACGTAGTCCCTCCATTTCCTACCGCAAGGCCGCGAAACCGATCCGGCTTTCGCGGTGTGTAATCTCAAAGCGCTGCCAGCGTTGTTGGCGAATTCGAAAGCCGCAGGGGCCGCAGGCCGGCGAATTCCTAGTCGGCAAATCTGCGCGACGCAACGTTTGTCGCATCAATACACGCTGTTTTGAACAATTATACTGAAATGTAACTATATCAGACGATCAGCGCCTTGTCGCACCATAGACGAAATCCACCCTCGAAAGCGCGAGTGTTGTCGCCGCGCCGGGATTTTTCAGGCAATTCATCGAGCTTGTCGACATTGCCGCCGCCGATCACGACATAGTCCGGCTGCAAGGCGGCCCGAAGCCTGCCCACGACGTCGAAAACGTATTTGCGCCACTTCTTCTTCCCGTGCTTCACCAGGCCGCGCTCGCCGACATAATCCTCGAAAGTCGCGCCCTTCTTGTAAGGCAGATGGGCAAGCTCCATCGGCTGGCCGACATTCCTGATGATCATGGCGGCGCCCAGGCCCGTGCCGAGGCCGAGGAACAGCATGCGGCCTCCGTCATAGCTGCCGATCGCCTGCATCAAGGCGTCGTTGACGAGTTTCACCGGCTTGCCGAAGGAGGCGGTGAAATCATAGCCGTCCCAGCCCTTGCCGAGATTGAAGGGATCGAGCGAGGGCTTGTTGTCCCTTACAGGGCCGGGAAAGCCCATCGAGATCAAGTCGTAGGTCAGGCCCTCCGCCAGTTTCCCGACCGAAGCGACGACCTGGTCGGGGGTCAGGCTCGGGCCGGACGGAAAGCGGCGCATCTCGCCGCCGGCGCTGGTGAGGATCTTCACATGCGAGCCGCCGACATCGATGCTGAGCACGATCGGATCGCTGCCCTTCGCGGCGGTCTTTGCTGCCTTCGCCATCTCCCTCCTCCCCGGAAATTATCTGGTCGGATTGATCCAGCCATCGGGCGGGCCGAAACCTTTCATGGCATCGGCCGGCCCCCAGGTCTTGGGCGCATAGATCGCCGGCGGCGTTGTGTCGCCGAGCACCGGGCCGACGATGCGCCAGGCAAGCTCGGCGGCGTCCTGGCGCGTGAACAGCTGGCCATTGCCGTTCATGGCGTCGCCGATCAGCCTTTCGTAAGGCGGCATGTCGCCCTTGGAGTCGTCGAGCGCGGTGAGCTCCACCTGCTCGCCGATCATGTCGTCGCCGGCCCTCTTGCGCTGCGCGCCGATCGAGATCGCCACCTGCGGGTCGATGCGGAAGCGCACGTAATTGGCGTCGTCCGGCTTGATCGGATCGAAGACGTCGAGCGGCGGCCGCTTCAGCCGCACGATCACCTCGGTGGCGTGCACCGGCATGTTCTTGCCGGCGCGGATGAAGAAGGGCACGTCGCGCCAGCGCCAGGTGTCGACGAAGAAGCGCACCGCGGCGAAGGTCTCGACCGGCGAGTTGGGCCTGACGCCCGGCTCGGCCAGATAGCCGTCGAACTGGCCGCGCACGACGTCGTCCCTGGTCAGCGTGCGGATCGCGCGCAGCACCTGCACCTTCTCGTCGATCAGGTCGTCGGCCGAGCGGCCGACCGGCGGCTCCATGGCGAGCAGAAGCAGGATGTTGAGCAAATGGTTCTCGATCACGTCGCGGATGCAGCCGACATCGTCATAGAATTTGCCGCGGCCCTCGATGCCGAAATCCTCGGCCATGGTGATCTGCACGCTCTCGACGAAGTTGCGGTTCCAGATCGGCTCGAGGAAGGAGTTGGCGAAGCGGAAATAGAGCAGGTTCTGGATCGCCTCCTTGCCAAGATAGTGGTCGATGCGGAAGATCGACTGCTCGTCGAACACCAGATGCAGCACCCGGTTCAGCCAGCGCGCCGACTGCAGATCGTGGCCGAAGGGTTTTTCGATCATCAGCCGCGCGCCGCGCGCGGTGCCGGACTGCTCCAACCCCTGCACGACGGTCTCGAACATCGTCGGCGGCACGGCCATATAGTGCAGCGGGTGTTGCGCCGGACCCAGCGCCGTCCTCAGCTTCTCGAAGGTGGCGCCGTCGCG
This region of Mesorhizobium sp. M2A.F.Ca.ET.046.03.2.1 genomic DNA includes:
- the tsaD gene encoding tRNA (adenosine(37)-N6)-threonylcarbamoyltransferase complex transferase subunit TsaD, which gives rise to MRVLGIETSCDETAASVVALDGGAAPEILSNVVLSQIEEHAAFGGVVPEIAARAHVEALDGIVEAALADSSVSLDEVDAIAATAGPGLVGGLIVGLMTAKAIAAAANKPLIAINHLEGHALTARLTDGLDFPYLLLLVSGGHTQIVAVRGVGDYQRWATTIDDALGEAFDKTAKMLGLPYPGGPNVEKAAATGDAGGFAFPRPMKGSAQPDFSFSGLKTAVRQAATAIAPLSDQDVADICASFQAAVADALGDRVGRALARFRQEFPDQAKPALVVAGGVAANRTIKATLEALCAQAGFAFVAPPQKLCTDNAAMIAWAGIERLRAGIADENTADFVPRSRWPLDSVSAPLVGSGRRGAKA
- the hemC gene encoding hydroxymethylbilane synthase, with product MQTLKIGTRGSPLALAQAHETRARLMQAHGLPEQAFEVIAISTSGDRIQDRPLSEAGGKGLFTKEIEEALLDGRIDIAVHSSKDMPTVLPDGLELVTFLPREDARDAFIGKRVKRIADLPHGAVVGSSSLRRQALLRRMRPDFEVVIFRGNVQTRLRKLDEGVAEGTILAYAGLKRLGLEHVVTDLMSLEDFPPAPGQGAIGIETRVGDREVEKMLAAIHHVPTGQALACERAFLAALDGSCRTPIAGHATVAGEKLSFAGLIISPDGSQSHEVRLEGEAADAAEIGLNAARTVRARAGAEFFDGWA
- a CDS encoding uroporphyrinogen-III synthase codes for the protein MVRVLVTRPEPGASRTARHLEALGFQPVLLPLTETRALPVESAIGADAVAVAVTSANAVRHAPKPLVASLAELPCHAVGKRTAEACRAVGFLSVAEGPGDAEALADAIAGGLAGKAIVYLCGRVRFPVFEQRLTAAGVHVQAIETYDTTGVDYGDADVVARLSGRPVEAALLYSAKASLALVGLMARPTLRYLFEKTQFLALSTRVGQPMEGIAGSRVRVASQPEEEALLALLSQPR
- a CDS encoding COG4223 family protein; the encoded protein is MVKTPKMRHSKTRREPVTIELEPGAVSRITDEDAAKAKAAQTDEAKAEEAAAASQPEAPEEPIHAEQADIEPWEHSDAAQAAAGAGKDEPEAPYPGGSDEPKSQPQGFDYNFEDASAAAAGAPAAKSSEMRSEARGEDRAPQPSRRTGVSAIAAGVIGGVIALAGAGLLQAVGLLGAPGSNGGSLEGVNGEIASLKSEIAALKESGDKGASAKVEGLSTAIEQVKSDVAALKSSAGQGGDSAALKALGDKVGQIETAVADLQKNRNAAPVDLGPLNEKIAGLDALVKSTGDAAKAEDGRLAALEQSVSQLSGKVEAQASQPKIALAIAASALKSALDRGAPFATELDTFAAIAPDAPELAALRSYADKGVPTRATIASEAEAAANAMVEAAKPVDQDAGFFQSLVSSAESLVKVRPVGSVEGNGAPETVARMEVAVNQGDYAKALSEYDTLPDASKAAGADFAGKLKARLEVEKQLEALIAGATKA
- a CDS encoding heme biosynthesis protein HemY; its protein translation is MIRLLVFLAVVFALGLGFAWLADRPGEMLVTFNGYQYQVTLMVAAVAIAGVVAAVMIVWWLIKSLWNSPYTISRYFRVRRRDRGYQALSTGMIAAGAGDGALARKKTKEAAKLISADQEPLINLLDAQASLLEGDHEGAREKFERMLDDPEMRLLGLRGLYLEAERLGDRNAARHYAGRAAAVAPQLAWAAESTLEELTERGDWDGALKLVEAQKSTRQIERDAANRRRAVLLTAKAQALVDSDPNAARTAALEANKLAPDFAPAAVIAADLVIRQNDVRKGSKILEAAWKAEPHPDIAELYTHARPGDAVLDRLNRAKKLQELKKNHAESSMAVARAALDAQDFATARREAEAAIRMDRREGAYLLLADIEEAETGDQGKVRQLLSKAVRAPRDPAWVADGVISERWAPVSPVTGKLDAFTWRAPMERLGQLIDSETDAAVPAIAAAPPAEPAEKAIDIVADAPAEKPAPANGGEKDAAVTEDVSEAQTARRGSELPPLPDDPGVAPEEEAEKSPRRFRLF